CGTGATCGCGCCGGTGTGGTCACGCCGGCTCGTCGCGCGCGGCTGGCCCAAACCGCTGGCCGACGCGGTCAGCGTCGCCGTCGCCGCGCAACTGGTGACCGCGCCGCTCGTCGCCGGGATGGCCGGCACGTTCAGCGTGGTGGCGGTGGCCGCGAACCTCGCGGCGGCGCCGGTCATTCCGCCGATCACCATCGTCGGCACCGCGGCGGCCGCGCTGAGCCCGCTGTGGCCGGCCGGGGCCGGGCTGCTGATCCGCTTCACCGGACCCGAACTGTGGTGGCTGCTGGGCGTGGCGCGGTGGGCGGCGGGGGTGCCGGGGGCGTCGCTGACGGTGCCGTCCGGCCCGGCGGGTGTGGTGCTGATCGCGCTGTCCGGCGCGGCCCTCGTCGGCGCGTGGCGCTGGCGCTGGGTGCGTCGGGCCGCGTTCGGCGCCACGATCTGCCTGCTGGCGTGGACGGTGTCGGGGCTGTCGGCCGGACGTGACACGATCGGGGGGTGAGCGATGAGGCACAGCTGCACCTGGTGCTCGGGGACGAGGAGTTGTTGGTCGAACGCGCGGTCGCGGCGGTGCTGCGCGACGCCCGCAAGAAGGCCGGCACCCAGGACGTTCCGGTCGACCGGCTGCGCGCCGGCGACGTCAGCACCAGTGAGCTCGCCGAGCTGCTGAGCCCGTCGCTGTTCGCCGAGGAGCGCGTCGTGGTGCTCGAGGCCGCGGGCGAGGCCGGCAAGGACGCGGTCACGCTGATCGCCGACGCCGCCGCCGACCTGCCGCCGGGCACCATGCTGGTCGTCGTGCACTCCGGCGGCGGGCGCGCCAAGGCGCTGGCCGATCAGCTCAAGAAGCTTGGCGCACAAGTTCATCCGTGCGCCCGCATCACCAAGGCCGCCGAACGCGCCGATTTCGTCCGCCGCGAGTTCCGCGCGCTGAAGGCCAAAGTCGGCGACGACACGGTCACCGCGGTACTCGACGCCATCGGCTCGGATCTGCGCGAATTGGCCGCTGCCTGTTCGCAGTTGGTGACCGACACCGGCGGCGCGGTCGACGCCGCGGCCGTCCGCCGCTATCACTCCGGCAAGGCGGAGGTGAAGGGTTTCGACATCGCCGACAAGGCCGTCACCGGTGACGTCGCCGGCGCGGCGGAAGCGCTGCGGTGGGCGATGATGCGCGGCGAACCCCTGGTGGTGCTCGCCGACGCGCTGGCCGAGGCCGTGCACACGATCGCCCGGGTCGGGCCGCTGTCCGGGGACCCCTACCGGCTGGCGTCGGAGCTGGGCATGCCGCCGTGGCGGGTGCAGAAGGCGCAGAAGCAGGCGCGGCGGTGGTCACGCACTTCGGTCGCGGAGGCGATGCGGCTGGTGGCCGCGCTCAACGCCGACGTGAAGGGCGCAGCAGCGGACGCCGACTTCGCGCTGGAGTCAACGGTGAGAAAGGTCGCCGAACTCATCGACGACTGAGGCTGCGGCGTCGGTCAGAGCTTGTTGAGCGCCGACGCCAGAGCCGACTTGCGGTTGGCGGCCTGATTCTTGTGGATCACGCCCTTGCTGGCGGCCTTGTCCAGCTTGCGGCTGGTCGACACGAGCAGCTCGGCGGCCTTGTCCTTGTCGCCGGCCTCGATGGCCTCCCGGAACCCGCGGACCGCCGTGTGCAACGACGACTTGACCGACTTGTTGCGCAGCCGACGGCGCTCGTTGGTCTTGATCCGCTTTTCCTGCGACTTGATGTTGGCCACGCGTGTAGTCCTTCGTAAATGCTGTAGGGGTTGCCCAAAGTCTGGTGGCGCCCGCTCGGCGGGCAGCGAGGGTTCAGGTTACCAGCGCAGTGGGTAAATGCCCAAAGTGAGTCCGCTGGCCTGCCGAAATGTCCGAAGTGTTGCAGCATGTCAGGGGTGAGCCTGCGAACGCCCCGCGCGCGGGGCGCGGATACCGCCGCCCCGACCTCGACCGCGCGCTCGCGCGGCAACGGCAGCGGTAAGGCCGCCAAACGGTACGAGGGCGTCTTTGCCGGCTACAGCGAGCTCGGCAGCTACGCGGCCGCCTTCGACGAGATGTTCGACAACCAGGGCAACGTCCGGGGACCGTACAAGGGCATCTACACCGAACTGGCCCCCTCGGACGCCTCCGAGCTGGAGGCCCGCGCCGAAGCGCTGGGCCGCGCGTTCGTCGACCAGGGCATCACGTTCTCGCTGTCGGGTCAGGAACGGCCGTTCCCGCTCGACCTGGTGCCGCGCGTCATCTCGGCCGCGGAGTGGACCCGCCTCGAACGCGGCATCATCCAGCGGGTCAAGGCGCTCGAGCTCTATCTCGACGACATCTACGGCGAACAGGAGATCCTGCGCGACGGCGTCATCCCGCGCCGGCTGATCACCTCCTGCGAGCACTTCCACCGCGAGGCCGCCGGCATCCTGCCGCCCAACGGCGTGCGCATCCACGTCGCGGGCATCGACCTGATCCGTGACGCCAAGGGCGACTTCCGGGTGCTCGAGGACAACCTGCGGTCCCCGTCGGGCGTCTCCTACGTGATGGAGAACCGCCGCACCATGGCGCGGGTGTTCCCGAACCTGTTCGCCACGCACCGGGTGCGTGCGGTCGGCGACTACTCGTCCCACCTGCTGCGGGCGCTGCGCAACGCGGCGGCCAACAACGTCGCCGACCCGACCGTCGTCGTGCTGACCCCCGGCGTCTACAACTCGGCCTACTTCGAGCATTCGCTGCTGGCCCGCCAGATGGGCGTCGAGCTGGTCGAGGGCCGCGACCTGTTCTGCCGCGACAACGCCGTCTACATGCGCACCACGGAGTGGGAGCGGCAGGTCGACGTCATCTACCGCCGCATCGACGACGCGTTCCTCGACCCGATGCAGTTCCGGCCCGACTCGGTGCTCGGGGTGGCCGGCCTGCTCAACGCCGCCCGCGCCGGCAACGTCGTGATCTCCAGCGCGGTCGGCAACGGCGTTGGCGACGACAAACTCGTCTACACCTACGTGCCGACGATCATCGAGTACTACCTGGGCGAGAAGCCGCTGCTGGCCAACGTCGACACGTTCCGCTGCTGGCTCGACGACGAACGCGAAGAGGTGCTCG
The window above is part of the Mycolicibacterium rutilum genome. Proteins encoded here:
- the holA gene encoding DNA polymerase III subunit delta — encoded protein: MSDEAQLHLVLGDEELLVERAVAAVLRDARKKAGTQDVPVDRLRAGDVSTSELAELLSPSLFAEERVVVLEAAGEAGKDAVTLIADAAADLPPGTMLVVVHSGGGRAKALADQLKKLGAQVHPCARITKAAERADFVRREFRALKAKVGDDTVTAVLDAIGSDLRELAAACSQLVTDTGGAVDAAAVRRYHSGKAEVKGFDIADKAVTGDVAGAAEALRWAMMRGEPLVVLADALAEAVHTIARVGPLSGDPYRLASELGMPPWRVQKAQKQARRWSRTSVAEAMRLVAALNADVKGAAADADFALESTVRKVAELIDD
- the rpsT gene encoding 30S ribosomal protein S20 codes for the protein MANIKSQEKRIKTNERRRLRNKSVKSSLHTAVRGFREAIEAGDKDKAAELLVSTSRKLDKAASKGVIHKNQAANRKSALASALNKL
- a CDS encoding circularly permuted type 2 ATP-grasp protein, yielding MSGVSLRTPRARGADTAAPTSTARSRGNGSGKAAKRYEGVFAGYSELGSYAAAFDEMFDNQGNVRGPYKGIYTELAPSDASELEARAEALGRAFVDQGITFSLSGQERPFPLDLVPRVISAAEWTRLERGIIQRVKALELYLDDIYGEQEILRDGVIPRRLITSCEHFHREAAGILPPNGVRIHVAGIDLIRDAKGDFRVLEDNLRSPSGVSYVMENRRTMARVFPNLFATHRVRAVGDYSSHLLRALRNAAANNVADPTVVVLTPGVYNSAYFEHSLLARQMGVELVEGRDLFCRDNAVYMRTTEWERQVDVIYRRIDDAFLDPMQFRPDSVLGVAGLLNAARAGNVVISSAVGNGVGDDKLVYTYVPTIIEYYLGEKPLLANVDTFRCWLDDEREEVLDRIDELVIKPVEGSGGYGIVFGPDASDKELNAIAKKIRSDPRGWIAQPVMQLSTVPTQIGDQLVPRHVDLRPFAVNDGDDVWVLPGGLTRVALPEGSLVVNSSQGGGSKDTWVLASRTSVADRELGAAEVVRKLPKSARGPKAESSDSQTQDQQQQ